TGCTAACCCTAAGCAAATAGAAGCACTGTATCTGAACAAGAAAGTAAAATCCTTGTCACAGACTTTGGAAACCATTTATGAAGAACCCAAAGCTCAGAATAATGAGACTGAAGTGCTTATTGGTGGAAGGAAAGTAAAAAGACTGCTAACATTCCAACTAGGTAAtcagtttacaaaagacaaaatAAAGAAGCGCAGGGCTAAGATAAAGAAATTATTgggaaacaaaacatttttgaatagAAAGAAAATACCAATGCAAGTATTTCTCAAAACTATAGAATGTTTAGAATTGGATGAAGTAGTACAAACAGAAACTTGTTTGCCAAATAAAGATAAGGAAACCTAATGAAATTAAGACTAAAAGACTTATTACCTATGGTAATGTGTTCCCATGTTTATGTGTATtgttcatacaaaataaaatactcaatttaataacatcttttatttataagaaaaaaataagagatTCAGCTTggaataaatatattcatagtTCCTatcataaaagttttaagtttgAACCTTGCACTCTACAGATGATTTAGGACAGTTGTCATATTCTTTGATAAGACCTGCAGAACCTTGATCAGCTTCATTCAGGCACACACAGCGAGGCTTTTCCACACCAGGAGTGAAGAGTTGTCGAGGAACCCCAGTCCAACTCCTTTTAATGCCTCcactaaaatttaaaacaacattacattattaatGAATAAGTGTGTTAGGGAAATACTAAGCATAAAACTGGATAATGTTCTGCAAGACAAAACCTGAGTTAAACACAAATATGTACATTGTATACTTGTTGTGTCTACCCTCCTACCTCTGCAATAAAAAGTCAAGACAATCCTTTGTACACAATAGAGAGTGCTggtcattttttaaaattcataaaaaaaagtcTAGAGCTTATAGATCTTCTATAGTGCTTCTATTTGCCCATCATAAATAAGATCTATCAATATCTGTTATTGGGGAATTTCCTAATATAGCAGGTAAAAAGTTCATATTGTATTGAAAATGTACTTAGAACTACACAAGTATAATTTTTTGCattcaaacaatataatattcagCAGTTCTTAAGTGGAGAACATGGTAATGCTATTAATAGGATGAAACTTGcacatacttttttatgttaggGTCAATGTCTTTGCTCTCTAAAAGTGAGgtagaaaaatatacttttgtatTCAAAGGTTCAGGGGCTTGGTTgagttccagtctaaccaaatgcagctgggctccagtgttttacaagtagtGACTGCACGGGTAACCGgtttgaggtcagataggcagtcactacCAAtatccctaggtaagactggttttcagacttaatggcttctgactaccctctaagataataataattaaataaccttGATGTTGTGCACCACACTTTAGTGCCTTCATCAGCACTCCACGCTATATTACATGGAGGATATTTCTGATCTTCTTTCCTTGACTTTTCTTTCTCTTCTTGACATTCCTGGATTTTATTGAACAACTCTTCCATATAGAAAGTCTCCTGGCCATCTTCGTCATAGTACCTTCCTATCAGAACTCCTGAGAAAAATaatgtgatatttattttacctgtaGTGACTCATATATTCATTGTAAAATGAACAAGGTAACAGAATACATatgaaaaatacaaagtaatttaaGAGTAAAAAAATGACTCATGAAAAAATTGCATACATACCAACTTGTTTATACTTTTTCTTAAATGTATCTCTCCAATTGATAACCGTGAGTATTTCAGTACAGGACAAGTCCATAACATGGTCCCTTTCATTGCTTTCATCCTGGAAATCCCCGCTGACAAGAGATCTTGAACCATCTTTGCctgaattgtttttaaaattaattaggtaaactCACCAAtactataacaacaaaataaagtataaaaggTACAGAACATGAATTACCTATGAAATAATTGTATGAAGCACCCTCTTTATAATGTCTTTTACCTTCTGTAACGTCAAAGACTGTACCTAATACAGCTAAATACAGACTTTTATGCGTTACCCCATCATATTGCGCAAGTTTAGTTGCGGTGAAGATCCCGGGTTTATCTTCGACGGGATTCAAAAAACTGTCATAGTAGAATTTCAGTTCCTCGCGATACAAGTATGCGCACGTAACTACTGCTACAGATATTAACAACTTCATGTTGCTTAATAGACCAACAACCATGATGAATAATATTTAAGAGACTTATGAGAATACTTGTGACTACTGTGAGATCATTGATACATTGAAATGAAATGCTTGATAATGCTATGTAATTGGaaataactatacctacacaaaaactTCGGCAAGTTTGTAATACGCGTTAGCACACAGGCTTGACACACATACCTTTTCTTTCTGAAAAACTGTAAATCGTCATCGAATTCTCCAAGCAActtcaacaacaacaaaaagtttttgaagttgaAAACGTCAATGTCAAGAaacttcagtttttattttgtcaatgtcaaaattaGGGCGGAAAGTTAATTTTCTGTTTCTAGATTATACATTTCTCCCAATTTACTCTTCTCATAAACACGACCCCTTATTCTACTTCTTTCTATGATGTTCTGCAGTGTCTGCAGGTTATTTCTGATCTGGTTCAAGGCTCATTTGGTCTCTTAGCCCTGGGcacaatataaaaaatgaagatctataaaattttatttaatctgtagattttgttattaaataaaatgagagGGATTTTGGAGGTTAAtaagttatgtaaaataatattgtaaattaattgaaatgaatgGAGATAAGTAGAAGCCATTTAAATTATGCCTACTTGTGAATAAACTTATTGAATTCCGAGTAATTTACTTAAAGTTGGAAAGAATCAActgtatgaaaaaatatataaattaaaacattaacatcATTGATAAAATTACATCATGTCTGGAAGACTAATTAATCAAATAAGGACAATCACGCAGTCTCCGCATAAAAGAAGAGTCGTTGTAACAGGCCTTGGAGTTGTCTCTCCCCTCGGCACTGGCACTGAGCTGGTATGgcagaatattttgaaaggtcAATGTGGTATAGTCGCTCTGCCAGGCAACGAGTATTCTAAATTACCATGTAGAATAGCTGGATTGATCCCTTCAGAGAAAGACGATGTAGTGGCTAAGGCACTGTCGAAATCCAACCTAAAATCCATGGCTCCTGCTACATGCCTTGCTCTTGTAGCGACAGCAGAAGCACTGGCAGATGCGAAATGGTCGCCAGCATCGGAACATGATAAAGAGGCAACAGGAGTAGCTATAGGTATGGGAATGATAGATTTAAAG
This window of the Helicoverpa armigera isolate CAAS_96S chromosome 9, ASM3070526v1, whole genome shotgun sequence genome carries:
- the LOC110372618 gene encoding protein PRR14L yields the protein MEASRLDTELPNKMAHLDIMEIDEPNIEANEEKSHVPELPSRVLRKRKSIMPETSKSSNRRVCMKPSKRIMTENANPKQIEALYLNKKVKSLSQTLETIYEEPKAQNNETEVLIGGRKVKRLLTFQLGNQFTKDKIKKRRAKIKKLLGNKTFLNRKKIPMQVFLKTIECLELDEVVQTETCLPNKDKET
- the LOC110372617 gene encoding neuferricin homolog isoform X1 translates to MVVGLLSNMKLLISVAVVTCAYLYREELKFYYDSFLNPVEDKPGIFTATKLAQYDGVTHKSLYLAVLGTVFDVTEGKRHYKEGASYNYFIGKDGSRSLVSGDFQDESNERDHVMDLSCTEILTVINWRDTFKKKYKQVGVLIGRYYDEDGQETFYMEELFNKIQECQEEKEKSRKEDQKYPPCNIAWSADEGTKVWCTTSSGGIKRSWTGVPRQLFTPGVEKPRCVCLNEADQGSAGLIKEYDNCPKSSVECKVQT
- the LOC110372617 gene encoding neuferricin isoform X2, producing the protein MTIYSFSERKGKDGSRSLVSGDFQDESNERDHVMDLSCTEILTVINWRDTFKKKYKQVGVLIGRYYDEDGQETFYMEELFNKIQECQEEKEKSRKEDQKYPPCNIAWSADEGTKVWCTTSSGGIKRSWTGVPRQLFTPGVEKPRCVCLNEADQGSAGLIKEYDNCPKSSVECKVQT